The following are from one region of the Odontesthes bonariensis isolate fOdoBon6 chromosome 12, fOdoBon6.hap1, whole genome shotgun sequence genome:
- the rdh1 gene encoding retinol dehydrogenase 1: MPSGGQIILSHLALACALLLATFAAVRWYIRDSYRVDGFSQKHVLITGCDSGFGNLLARQLDRKGFHVIAACLTEKGAADLAKAASPRLKTFLLNVTDSASVRSAVEFVSREVGERGLWGLVNNAGRSIPIGPTEWMQLEDFTKVLDVNLIGVIDVTLQFLPLVKKAQGRVVNVASILGRLSLTGGGYCISKWGVEAFSDSLRRDMQHFGIKVSMIEPGFFKTGLTRIDLIEADLKRLWTRLPQDVRNSYGAAYLDAYLKAQNFSMGMLCSPDISKVTRCMEHALTARFPRTRYGAGWDAKLFWIPLSYLPSFVSDFIVNVLLPSPKDERNA; encoded by the exons ATGCCATCTGGTGGTCAA aTTATCCTGTCACATCTGGCCTTAGCCTGCGCTTTACTTCTGGCCACCTTCGCCGCCGTCCGCTGGTACATCAGAGACTCCTACAGGGTGGATGGTTTCAGTCAGAAGCATGTGTTAATCACGGGCTGTGACAGCGGCTTTGGGAATCTTCTGGCCAGGCAACTGGATCGGAAGGGTTTCCACGTGATAGCCGCGTGTCTCACTGAGAAAGGTGCAGCAGATCTGGCTAAAGCAGCCTCCCCCAGACTGAAAACCTTCCTGCTGAATGTAACAGACAGCGCAAGCGTGAGGAGTGCGGTGGAGTTTGTGAGCCGAGAGGTCGGGGAGCGAG GTCTGTGGGGGCTGGTGAACAACGCCGGGAGGTCAATACCCATCGGCCCAACAGAATGGATGCAGTTAGAGGACTTCACAAAGGTTTTGGATGTGAATCTGATAGGAGTCATTGATGTGACTCTGCAGTTTTTGCCTCTTGTCAAGAAAGCCCAGGGAAGAGTGGTAAATGTGGCCAGTATTCTGGGGAGATTGTCTCTCACTGGTGGAGGATACTGTATTTCCAAATGGGGAGTGGAAGCATTTTCCGACAGCCTCAG GAGGGACATGCAGCACTTTGGTATCAAAGTGAGCATGATTGAGCCGGGTTTCTTCAAGACAGGCCTGACCCGCATCGATCTTATCGAAGCTGACTTAAAGAGGCTGTGGACCCGCCTCCCTCAAGACGTTAGGAACTCATATGGAGCAGCTTATCTTGATGCCT ATTTGAAAGCGCAGAACTTCTCCATGGGCATGTTGTGCAGTCCAGATATCTCCAAGGTGACCAGATGCATGGAGCATGCGCTGACAGCTCGCTTTCCACGCACACGATACGGAGCAGGCTGGGACGCCAAGCTTTTCTGGATACCTCTGTCTTACCTCCCTTCATTCGTGTCAGACTTCATTGTCAACGTGCTCCTTCCGTCACCTAAAGATGAAAGAAATGCCTGA
- the dhrs9 gene encoding dehydrogenase/reductase SDR family member 9 codes for MFLYVLGLVAVWFVYRWYKETKRVSNKGDKYVYITGCDSGFGNNLAKHLDKLGFRVIAGCYTEKGEDELKKISSDRLTTVALDVTNTESVGKAAAFIKTLVGQKGLWAVVNNAGVATPSGPTDWLNIEDYKSMLAVNLNGVIAITLSVLPLIKKARGRVVNVASVFGRLSPFGGPYCVSKYGVESFNDSLRLNMAWFGVKVACIEPGFFKTTVTDTAMLKNNLKKLWDRLPEDTKDDYGPTFLATSLEHLDERFGQFTDGDLMKVVSCMEHAVSAIHPRYRYSPGWDAKFLWLPLSYMPTFISDPILLKFSPRPKVSVL; via the exons ATGTTCCTGTACGTCCTCGGGCTGGTAGCCGTTTGGTTCGTCTATCGCTGGTACAAAGAAACCAAAAGAGTTTCCAACAAGGGGGACAAATATGTGTACATCACCGGATGCGACTCTGGGTTCGGCAATAACCTGGCGAAACATCTGGACAAGCTGGGCTTTCGCGTGATTGCTGGCTGTTACACAGAGAAGGGTGAAGATGAGCTGAAGAAGATCTCCTCAGACAGACTGACGACTGTCGCCCTGGACGTCACCAACACTGAGAGCGTCGGCAAGGCCGCGGCTTTCATCAAGACTCTGGTTGGACAGAAGG GCCTGTGGGCTGTCGTGAACAACGCTGGAGTGGCCACGCCGTCCGGCCCCACTGACTGGCTCAACATAGAAGATTACAAATCCATGCTCGCAGTCAATCTGAATGGCGTGATCGCCATCACGCTGAGCGTCCTCCCCCTCATCAAGAAAGCCAGGGGCAGAGTGGTAAACGTTGCCAGTGTGTTTGGGCGACTCAGCCCGTTCGGTGGGCCTTATTGTGTCTCCAAGTACGGAGTGGAGTCCTTCAATGACAGCCTGCG tttgaaCATGGCATGGTTTGGAGTCAAAGTGGCATGCATTGAGCCAGGATTCTTCAAAACAACCGTGACTGATACAGCGATGTTGAAGAATAACTTGAAGAAGCTCTGGGACAGATTACCTGAGGACACGAAGGATGACTACGGACCCACTTTCTTGGCTACAT CTCTTGAACATTTGGACGAGAGGTTCGGGCAGTTCACGGACGGGGACCTGATGAAGGTGGTCAGCTGTATGGAGCACGCCGTCTCTGCCATTCACCCTCGCTATCGCTACTCCCCCGGATGGGACGCAAAGTTTCTCTGGTTGCCGTTGTCGTACATGCCAACCTTCATATCAGATCCAATTTTACTCAAATTTAGCCCCAGACCCAAAGTATCTGTGCTGTAG
- the abcb11a gene encoding bile salt export pump, which yields MFYRDEKKKGNALSVGYFQLFRFATWKDKVMMVVGGLCALIHGSASPLMLLVYGMMTNTFVAYELEIQELKDPNKECTNNTIYWTNGTLYETADNTTVDCGVDIEAQMTLFAYYYIGIGLGVLIVSYFQIVCWVASAARQTQRMRKTYFRKVMQMEIGWFDCNSVGELNTRISDDINKINNAIADQVCIFIERISTFVFGFMVGFIGGWKLTLVVIAVSPLIGLAAGLMAMAVARLTGRELKAYAKAGAVADEVLSSIRTVAAFGGEEKETERYDRNLEEAQNWGVKKGSVIGVFQGYLWCIIFLCYALAFWYGSKLVLDTKELSPGSLIQVFFGVLMAAMNLGQASPCLEAFASGRAAAKTIFETIDREPEIDCFSDDGYKLDKVKGDIEFNNVTFYYPSRPEVKILDNLSVQIKAGETTAFVGPSGSGKSTTIQLFQRFYDPKEGMVCLDGHDIRTLNIQWLRSLIGIVEQEPVLFATTIAENMRYGRPGVTMEDIIQAAKEANAYDFIMDLPQKFDTLVGEGGGQMSGGQKQRIAIARALIRNPKILLLDMATSALDNESEAIVQKALDNVRTGRTTISIAHRLSTIRNADVIVGFEHGQAVERGKHNELLERQGVYFTLVTLQNQGSSNTANDVISEAFDEDIDLKVGGFRRGSCRSSKRTSARLRSQSKLSNDFVPDGISGSLKILPNVEITPTNELEDDADEHEEPAPVARILKYNQPEWPYMLLGSLGAAVNGSINPIYAVLFSQILGTFAIPDLNEQRKQINGICLLFCIVAVISFFSQFMQGYAFAKSGELLTRRLRKVGFQAMLRQEIGWFDDPRNSPGALTTRLATDASMVQGATGSQIGMIVNSLTNIGASFIIAFYFSWKLTLVIMCFLPLIGLSGVFQAKMLTGFANEDKNAMEAAGRISGEALSNIRTIAGLAKEQSFVETYEQKLELPYKAAKMRANIYGLCFGFAQCVIFMAYAASFRYGGYLVRAEGLQYMFVFRVISAVVISGTALGRASSFTPDYAKAKTAATQFFKLLDRVPKININHTDGEKWEKFRGEIKFLNCKFTYPTRPDIQVLNGLVVSVKPGQTLAFVGSSGCGKSTSVQLLERFYDPDEGQVLIDGRPSHAVNVPFLRSQIGIVSQEPVLFDCSIAENIRYGDNTRSVSMEDVAEAAKKAYLHDFVMNLPDKYETQVGAQGSQLSRGQKQRIAIARAIVRNPKILLLDEATSALDTESEQVMQSALDEARKGRTCIVIAHRLSTIQTADIIAVMSHGVVIEQGAHHNLMAKRGAYYKLVTTGAPIS from the exons atgttttatagagatgagaagaaaaaaggaaatgcaTTAAGTGTCGGATACTTTCAACTG tttcgatttgccACCTGGAAAGACAAAGTCATGATGGTTGTGGGCGGCCTGTGTGCCCTCATCCACGGCTCAGCCTCACCTCTCATGCTTCTGGTTTACGGCATGATGACAAACACTTTTGTGGCTTATGAGCTGGAGATACAAGAGCTGAAAGATCCGAACAAGGAATGCACTAACAACACCATTTATTGGACCAATGGCACCCTATATGAAACAGCTGACAACACCACAGTCGACTGTGG AGTGGATATTGAAGCACAGATGACCTTGTTTGCTTATTACTACATTGGCATCGGATTAGGTGTTCTGATTGTTAGTTACTTTCAG ATTGTCTGCTGGGTGGCATCGGCTGCAAGACAAACTCAGAGAATGCGAAAGACTTATTTCAGAAAAGTAATGCAAATGGAGATCGGATGGTTTGACTGCAACTCTGTTGGTGAACTGAACACGAGGATATCCGA TGACATCAATAAAATCAATAACGCCATCGCTGATCAGGTGTGTATTTTCATTGAGAGGATCTCTACTTTCGTGTTTGGCTTCATGGTTGGATTCATCGGTGGGTGGAAGCTGACTTTGGTTGTCATAGCTGTGAGCCCACTGATTGGTTTAGCTGCTGGACTGATGGCCATG GCTGTAGCCAGACTGACAGGACGAGAGCTAAAGGCCTATGCAAAGGCTGGAGCAGTGGCTGACGAGGTCCTGTCATCCATCCGAACAGTAGCAGCCTTTGGTGGGGAGGAAAAGGAAACTGAAAG GTATGACAGAAACCTTGAAGAGGCTCAGAACTGGGGAGTGAAAAAGGGCTCAGTCATAGGAGTGTTTCAAGGATACTTGTGGTGCATCATTTTCCTCTGTTACGCTTTGGCCTTTTGGTATGGATCTAAACTGGTCCTCGACACCAAGGAGCTGTCTCCTGGTAGTCTTATTCAG gtTTTCTTTGGAGTACTCATGGCAGCTATGAACCTTGGACAGGCCTCGCCATGCCTGGAGGCCTTTGCTTCTGGTCGTGCTGCAGCAAAGACTATTTTTGAAACAATTGACCGA GAACCAGAAATCGACTGTTTCTCTGACGATGGCTACAAGTTAGATAAAGTCAAAGGTGACATCGAGTTCAACAATGTCACTTTCTACTACCCTTCTCGACCTGAAGTCAAG ATTTTAGATAATCTGAGCGTGCAGATCAAAGCTGGAGAAACTACTGCTTTTGTTGGACCGAGCGGATCTGGAAAGAGCACCACAATCCAACTTTTTCAAAGGTTTTATGACCCAAAGGAAGGAATG GTGTGTTTGGACGGCCATGACATCCGCACTTTAAACATTCAGTGGCTCCGCTCTCTCATTGGCATCGTGGAGCAGGAGCCGGTGCTGTTTGCCACAACCATTGCTGAGAACATGCGGTACGGTCGACCTGGAGTAACCATGGAAGACATTATCCAGGCAGCAAAAGAGGCCAATGCTTATGATTTTATTATGGATCTACCACAG AAATTTGACACACTGGTGGGTGAGGGTGGAGGCCAGatgagtggaggacagaagcAGAGGATCGCCATAGCTCGAGCTCTCATCCGAAACCCTAAGATTCTGCTGTTGGATATGGCCACTTCTGCTTTGGATAATGAGAGTGAAGCTATAGTCCAGAAAGCACTGGATAAT GTACGCACAGGCAGGACCACAATCTCTATAGCCCATCGTCTTTCCACTATCAGGAACGCAGATGTGATTGTAGGATTTGAGCATGGACAGGCCGTGGAGAGAGGAAAACACAACGAGCTACTAGAAAGACAAGGCGTCTACTTTACCCTCGTCACCCTGCAGAACCAAGGCTCATCCAACACAGCAAATG ACGTGATCAGTGAAGCCTTTGATGAAGACATTGATCTAAAAGTGGGCGGTTTCAGGCGTGGAAGCTGCAGATCAAGTAAAAG GACCTCTGCTCGGCTGCGATCCCAGAGCAAATTGTCAAACGATTTTGTTCCAGATGGTATATCAGGCAGCCTCAAGATCCTTCCGAATGTGGAGATCACACCAACAAAT GAACTTGAGGATGATGCAGATGAGCATGAAGAACCTGCTCCAGTTGCACGTATCCTGAAGTACAACCAGCCAGAATGGCCCTACATGCTCCTTGGCTCCCTGGGAGCTGCAGTTAATGGCTCCATCAACCCCATCTATGCTGTCCTGTTCAGCCAGATTCTTGGG ACTTTTGCCATTCCTGACTTGAATGAGCAGCGGAAGCAGATCAACGGCAtatgtcttttgttttgtatcGTGGCTGTGATTAGTTTCTTCTCCCAGTTCATGcag GGGTATGCCTTTGCCAAGTCTGGAGAGCTGCTGACCCGCCGTCTGAGGAAAGTGGGTTTCCAGGCCATGCTGAGACAGGAGATTGGCTGGTTTGATGACCCTAGAAACAGTCCTGGAGCACTAACCACCAGACTGGCCACAGATGCATCCATGGTCCAGGGG GCAACGGGTTCTCAGATTGGCATGATCGTGAACTCTTTGACCAACATAGGAGCCTCATTTATCATTGCGTTCTACTTCAGCTGGAAGTTAACATTGGTAATTATGTGCTTCCTGCCTCTCATTGGACTCTCTGGGGTATTCCAAGCCAAAATGCTGACAGGTTTTGCAAATGAGGATAAAAATGCCATGGAAGCAGCTGGTCGG ATATCGGGTGAGGCTCTCTCCAACATCAGAACAATTGCAGGCTTGGCTAAAGAGCAGTCATTTGTGGAAACATATGAACAGAAACTCGAGCTGCCATATAAAGCTGCCAAGATGAGAGCCAACATCTATGGGCTCTGTTTTGGCTTTGCCCAGTGTGTCATCTTCATGGCATACGCTGCTTCATTTAGATATGGAGGCTACCTGGTCAGAGCTGAGGGATTACAATACATGTTTGTTTTTAG AGTGATTTCAGCTGTAGTAATCAGTGGGACGGCTCTGGGCAGAGCTTCCTCCTTCACTCCCGATTATGCCAAAGCCAAAACTGCAGCCACTCAGTTTTTCAAACTGTTGGACAGAGTGcctaaaataaacataaaccacACAGACGGAGAGAAATGG GAGAAGTTCAGAGGGGAGATCAAGTTCCTGAACTGTAAGTTTACCTATCCAACACGGCCAGATATCCAGGTATTGAACGGCCTGGTTGTGTCTGTGAAACCTGGTCAGACGTTGGCGTTTGTTGGGAGCAGCGGCTGTGGGAAAAGCACCAGTGTTCAGTTACTGGAAAGGTTTTACGATCCTGATGAGGGGCAAGTG ttgaTTGATGGCCGCCCATCCCATGCAGTCAATGTGCCTTTCCTGAGATCTCAGATCGGCATAGTGTCGCAGGAGCCAGTTTTATTTGACTGCAGCATAGCTGAAAATATACGGTACGGAGATAACACACGCAGTGTCAGCATGGAGGATGTTGCTGAGGCCGCCAAGAAAGCCTATCTTCATGACTTTGTGATGAATCTCCCAGAC AAATATGAGACTCAGGTCGGTGCTCAGGGCTCCCAGCTATCAAGAGGACAAAAGCAACGCATCGCTATTGCCAGAGCCATTGTTAGGAACCCCAAGATTTTGCTGCTAGATGAGGCTACCTCTGCCCTGGACACAGAGAGCGAACAGGTAA TGCAGTCTGCTCTGGATGAGGCGAGAAAAGGACGAACCTGCATCGTCATTGCTCACAGACTATCAACCATCCAGACTGCTGACATCATAGCGGTGATGTCTCATGGAGTTGTCATAGAGCAAGGCGCACACCATAACCTCATGGCCAAGAGGGGTGCCTATTATAAACTGGTCACAACAGGTGCTCCAATCAGCTAA
- the LOC142395977 gene encoding glucose-6-phosphatase 2-like, whose translation MDFIHSFGVLVIQHLQSNYREYHSFLNFMSIVGDPRNIFSVYFPLWFHFNHNVGTKMIWVAVIGDWFNLIFKWILFGQRPYWWVQETYLYDNNSIPHLDQFHITCETGPGSPSGHAMGSSCVWYVMITSALNFARPSSLSSVRSFQRFHLLRSCLWMAFWVIQISVCLSRVFIATHFPHQVILGLAIGMVVAEVFDHIPSVYNASFKVYLQANVFLLTMAVCFYLLLKLLDIDPLWSVNKAKKWCANPDWIHLDTTPFAGLVRNLGALFGLGLAVNSEMFIQSCKGKNGCRNVFKLMCMTTALTFLQLYDLIKVPTDTEALFYVLSFCKSASVPLGVVAFIPYCVHLLIKDEKRKLA comes from the exons ATGGATTTTATCCACAGCTTTGGTGTGTTGGTTATACAGCACCTGCAGAGCAACTACAGGGAATACCACAGCTTCCTTAACTTCATGTCAATAGTGGGTGACCCTCGTAATATTTTCTCTGTTTATTTTCCACTCTGGTTCCATTTCAATCATAATGTTGGCACCAAGATGATATGGGTGGCTGTTATCGGAGACTGGTTCAATCTCATTTTTAAATG GATTCTGTTTGGGCAGCGACCTTATTGGTGGGTGCAAGAAACTTACTTGTACGACAACAATTCTATTCCACACCTGGATCAGTTTCACATAACATGTGAAACAGGGCCAG GTAGTCCCTCTGGCCATGCCATGGGCTCATCATGTGTTTGGTATGTGATGATCACTTCTGCTCTAAACTTTGCCAGACCCTCCAGTCTCTCATCCGTCCGGAGCTTTCAGAG GTTTCATCTCTTGAGATCCTGCTTGTGGATGGCTTTCTGGGTCATTCAGATAAGTGTTTGCCTCTCAAGGGTTTTTATTGCAACACATTTCCCACATCAGGTCATCCTTGGTCTTGCCATTG GTATGGTGGTTGCTGAAGTTTTTGATCATATCCCTTCAGTCTACAATGCAAGCTTTAAAGTGTACCTCCAGGCCAATGTTTTCCTTCTCACCATGGCTGTTTGCTTTTATCTGCTGCTCAAACTCCTGGACATTGATCCTTTGTGGTCAGTCAATAAAGCCAAGAAGTGGTGTGCTAACCCAGACTGGATCCACCTGGACACCACACCTTTTGCTGGTCTGGTGAGAAACCTGGGAGCCTTGTTCGGTCTGGGACTAGCAGTGAACTCGGAGATGTTCATTCAGAGCTGTAAGGGGAAGAATGGCTGTAGAAATGTTTTCAAACTCATGTGCATGACAACAGCTCTCACATTTCTGCAGCTGTATGATTTAATCAAAGTGCCCACTGACACTGAGGCTCTGTTCTATGTGCTGTCATTTTGTAAAAGCGCTTCAGTACCTCTCGGTGTGGTTGCCTTTATCCCTTACTGTGTTCATTTGCTGATTAAAGATGAGAAGAGAAAGCTGGCTTAg
- the spc25 gene encoding kinetochore protein Spc25, translating into MTSITDPDISDRFTSGMEEIHNKHLGAYADIIDTTVELSQSHRQFVKSALDTCLKKCKDDEKLFETIQTFKRDLDQKSVWLKEKRHAISETVSEVQEKEMQKEDIIEKIQKLKEEQTKRKEGIESQNKANKDRLKNLQKARLVFQDHLGLEIRTILGKTQLVKGEKLQFVFRNINPSDQDSAYVITMGIKENGSYQIVSSDPVLDCLSVLESRLQETNNLPAFLANVRKEFISQARC; encoded by the exons ATGACGTCCATTACCGACCCTGACATCAGTGACAGGTTCACCAGTGGAATGGAGGAGATCCACAATAAACATCTTGGAGCATATGCGGACATAATTGACACGACTGTCGAGCTGTCCCAGTCCCACAGACAGTTTGTAAAGTCAGCACTTG ATAcatgtttgaaaaaatgtaAGGATGATGAGAAGCTGTTTGAGACAATTCAGACATTCAAAAGAG ACCTGGACCAAAAAAGTGTGTGGTTAAAGGAGAAACGGCATGCCATATCTGAGACTGTGTCTGAGGTTCAGGAGAAGGAGATGCAGAAAGAGGACATCATTGAGAAAATTCAGAAACTTAAGGAAgaacaaacaaagagaaaagagg gaATCGAGTctcaaaacaaagcaaacaaagaCAGACTGAAGAATCTCCAAAAAGCCAGACTAGTGTTTCAGGATCATTTGGGGCTGGAGATACGAACAATCCTCGGCAAAACACAGTTGGTCAAAG GGGAAAAGTTGCAGTTTGTTTTCCGGAACATTAACCCTTCTGATCAGGACAGTGCTTACGTTATCACGATGGGGATTAAAGAAAACGGTTCATACCAGA TTGTGTCCAGTGACCCAGTGCTCGATTGTTTGTCAGTCCTGGAAAGCCGGCTTCAGGAGACCAATAATTTACCAGCATTCCTGGCAAATGTGAGGAAAGAGTTTATTTCTCAGGCTCGCTGCTGA